CTTATTTTGCTATTTGAGATGGGAAGTCTTATTTACTCTAGGTCAGGGGTCAacataatttttcttaaagagccagttagtaaatgttttattttttctgggtcATACAGTTGCTACTGCAAATACTCAGCTACTGTGGTATAAAAGCAGGCACAGCCAATACAAAAATGTATTCCAGTACATCTGTGTTTGGTGGGATTTGGCCTGTgggctgttgtttcctgacctgtatCCTTCAGATGGTTGTTTGGTCTGTTTCTTCAAACTATTGATTTGAGCTAGAGATGTACAACCCATGAAGAGTAGGAGAAAAATAATCTTACCTGGTTGGGATTGTAAGTTAGGAGCTGGCATTTGGGCTGGTTACTAGCTAACATCTAGTGATTGTTTTTAGAATACctaataatgtttttttaatctttttctagATTTGATGTGGCCAGCATGATGTCTGTTACACTCAGTTGTGATCACCGGGTTGTCGACGGAGCAGTTGGAGCCCAGTGGCTTGCTGAGTTTAGAAAGTACCTTGAAAAACCTATCACCATGTTGTTATAATTAATCCAAGAATTTCTAGACTCTCCTAGGTCACACTGTTTCATTCTTACCAAGGTATTAATATGTCATTAAACGGtggttctctttttattttaaggttAACCAGTTATTTTTGAGTCTGTCCAGATAAGTTATTTGTAATGGGcattactgaattttttaaaatgccgaTTACATCCCAATATTGTGCACATTTAATAAACACCAGATTTTAAGCTGTGTACTCCAGGTCAAGGGGCCTATGGCATAGCCCTTTGGTGGTAAGTCCTTCCACTGGAAATGCAGAGGTAGAATTGTGGTTCCCTATTGAGACAGGCACATAAAAGTAACCTTGATGAGACTTTGAGGTTTTGAAATTTAATTACCTCAAATGTTTTGATTAAATTTGAGAAAAGAGAAGTCAGGAAAACTACTTCTTTTGGAGAAAGGATTTGAACTGAAACTTGATTTTGGAATTTAAACCTAGTTAAAAATTTTCTGTTACATAAATCTTGGTTTATCATGGATGAGAAGCACGGAGAACTTAAAGGAAAGTATGAGAAAActttaaaagtcaacattttcaTAGGACTGTTCAACCAGCtgatctttgtttatttttctatgaatTCAGAAATGGTTGTTTTCTCCTCTTGAGATGAAGGTATAAATATGAACCAGCTTCTTGGTATAAGTGAGaatttgtgtgtgtatctatttaaataatttaaatgtgtcATTGTGAGAGCAGAATTCTATAATTGCCTCAAATAAAAGAATATGCTTATAGAATTTAACAGAGTGAACTTGTGAAAGTAGAATTTTTCCTGTAAAATTAACTAGTGGTTACTTGCAAGTGAACTAAATTACTAGGATTTATTACGTAAGTACTTGAAAAACTTGTATCAAGTAACTGTGGAATGGAAtaagtgtatatatgtaaatatggtTCCTAGTGAGATATGTGCCAAAGTCCATTTATCATCAAGTTGTGTCTGAAAAGAAAAAGGCTCCCCTTTTTCATACACTAGTGGATAGTTTGGAGTGATAAAAGATGATGACTGGAACAAACTGGTCATTTCTACTTGGATAAAGTGGAAAATGTTAAATGTGTACAAAAAGAAGTGTTCTATGTTTTTCCACCCCAATGTTGTCTCATGTAAAATAAGAAAACCCTAAAATCCtatcagagagaaaaagattatTTAGGTTGTTTGCTACCTTATCagcctaaatatttattttccattttcttacaaTTTGCCTTTCtgtaggggggtgggggtggtgataTTCaggataataaaaatgaattagaaacatTATTGCAGTTCTAGACTTTCTCTGGAATTGATgtgatttaataaataaatttggaaTTGTTTATGACTATTAGCAAATCTGATCCTCCTTATAAAATGTAATATGCAGAACTATTCCCTGAAATTTAGGTCTTTCAATGTTGAATCTGTTTCTAAATGTTCATTATTACATGGTGCACAAGTGACACTCGATATATTCCAGGAATATTTTCCTTGctgtattattatgaaaataatacgTTAATCTGACTTTTCAGTAGTGATTTTAGCTTGAATTGAAGATTATGGAGAAGGAACAAACTTATGACAAGGGACCATCAGTAGTATGAGCCACATCTGGTTCAAATACATGAAACTTCAAAGATAATTCATTATTTGGTAGTGTTTATGGCTCTGTTGTTCCCTtgagagaaaaatttaaaagtttcattCTAATAAAAATTGTTCTGAGTTAAAAATTAACCTGAGCTATAATCTAAATTTGGATTCAGTATATTTCCCTTACCAGATGGAATGAACAAGTGTTAGAAATAGTGTTTTGGTTCAAATTAGATTGTTtgaaaaattaaactatatgtttTCAACATGTCTTGTCTAATATTTTTGATTTGTTGGTAATTATTTTTCACATTAGATTTTTTAAGACCAGGAACAGCTATATACATGGTAAGCTCTTAATAcagatacattttgagtttatagaATTGGTAAAATAAGTTCTGAATTTGGGAGCATATAATCTAACCTTCAGGCTCAAGGAGCCCTCTTGTTAGGAGGTGGCACATAGCAAGAAGGAAATGTGGTCTGGCTCTGCTGGCTATAAACTCCATTCCTGAGGTTTGTGAATGAAGTAGTATCCCAAGGCCTGGACTACAGAGGTTGACCAGTGCGAGTGGTCCCAGGAATGTGCTGTGAAGAATTCTCATCACTCAGTAATGCATAAACCCTGGAGGACATGAGAAAATAATCACTACTGATTCCTAATCTCTAAAGCCAAGTTTGTAGAAGAGTTTGGTATCTAAATCAAGGATAATTCATGTCCATCTCAAAGTTTTCAGTTTTGAAGAAGAAATATCTTGATAAGATTCAGATTAAACTGCTCAATTGTTCATTATTAGCTGATGCTCTTCCTGACCAGAGTTTTGCTTTTTGTAGGGAGGGGGAGGTGGAGATGTTATAAGTGAAGGGATTTTGGAAAACTCGGATGTaagtttaccattttaacttAAGCATGCTAGATCATGTACTCATTAATAAGTACACAATTACATAACTCCTGATGTAAGTAACACCTAAGTGTGAGAGTGCAAGAGTAGAGATTCAGCTATTTCTGTGTAAGTAGGTATGGGAATTTATAGAAATTAAGTTTGACAGTGATTTTGTAGAAGAAAAGTTCAAAGTACTCCAAATCTTTTGAAGGATAAGTATAGGATATCACAGTTCTAGAAAACTTTCCAACTATAAATTATCCTATTGCTAGAAAAATTCAAGTCCACACCAGGTTTAAGAAAATTACTCATTTCTGATTTTCTGTAATAATCAGAAATTTAAAGACCTTATGTTGAATTAGAAACATAATTACAAGGAGAGTGTTttgtatttagaaaagacaaGGGATGTTTAAAGTTGGGTGTGAATGTTGCTTACTTGGATATAAATTGGAAAACATACTTTTGTATTGAACAAagaactgatggatgaatgggagTAAAAGTACATCACTTccgtattttaaaagttattttcttaagAGAAAGGCACTTGTCCCAAAGTCAGCCCCTTTGCCTTAAATTAGAGTTGGATGTATTTTATGTCTTACGTGTAATAATACCTGATGACTGTCACTGCATCGTTTTATCTAATCCACAGACAAGTCCATACCTGATATTAAAGGGAGGTAGGCCTGGGTGGCTTGGACTCCTGGCAGAGCTTGCTTTATAGAAGTACAGAGGTTCACAGAAGCAAAGATTTACACATTACACTGGTCCTACATCTTTACTGCTGGAGGAAACTTTGACTGCTAAGGCACATCTTGGTAGTAAAAAAACTTCTTGCACAGTCTGGTATTTATTCCTGATGCAAGAATTTATTAGAGACAAAAATGTTTTCAACTAGTAAACAAAGAATTCTTACATATTATAATACCTGGAGACAGACTTTTCCCAAATGGTATTTAAGTTACTTGAGGCCATTACAAATATCTTCAAAACAAGTATATCATGGCAGTACTGTTTTTTGGTAGTTTCTGCTTAATGCCAAGTTTACTTGaggagaaagaattttaaaaagcagctgaTGAGAAAATCTCATTCCATCAAAAGAAACTCCtagaaaatgaaacttaaaagtttttaagaTAAACCTCTTCACAGATAATGGAGGCCCTCTAATTCACATGACTTTCACAAAAAACTCCAAATACTTGATGCTTTTAACTTACACCAATGGCATCGTGACAATTAAAGTGGCTTTCTCTTTGATAAATTTTGCTGTAGTCATTTCAGTATCCACAGATTCTGGAAGGTTTAGATATAATCTGTACTTTTCAGAGACCTCGATCAATATatcatcctaaaaaaaaaataaagagagattttaaaagatgaaaatagaaaagTATTTCCTGGTTAGAATTTGTTACAGGTTTATTGTTCCCAGTTATTCACTCCTTTTCCATAAGAAGAGGGTCCACTTATGAGCAGTAAAGGTATTGTAAATCCCTCAGATTctgaggtggtggtggttcagtgcATTAAAAGTGAATTGATAACAGTACCATAAGATGGATGCTGCCATTATAAATTATGTGGCATTGACTTCACGGTTGACCAGCAAACAGCAAGAAAACTTGCTGGAGACTGGAAGGATGGTGATCTATGTTTTATGGTGACAACGCCCTTAGCACAATAATTTGGAAGACAATCTACCTCATTAACTTGTATTTTTAGGTACAGAAATGGGAAAATAGAATGTTATTTGGATGTGTTGGTTCTGTTGGCTACATTTAACAAGGTACTACAAAAAGATGAAGTTAGAAAAGTTCTCAATTTGCAAGGGAATATAAAGAATTGAAAGGGaatattgggggcaggaggagaaggggacgacagaggatgagatggctggatggcatcactgactcattggacgtgagtctgagtgaactccgggagttggtgatggacaaggaggcctggcgtgctgcaattcatggggtcgcaaagagtcagacactactgagcgactgaactgaactgaactgatacagagcCCATAAATTTTAAGACTTGAATGAAAAATGGaaccaatttttattttcaaccagtaataaaattgagaaataaCCTTTCAGCCTCAACATTCCATGGGCAGCAAACAGGCTGAGTAAGCTCCTCAGCACCAAATGACAGCATAGTCTTCAACGCTCTTTTCAGGCATGGCTAAGGTAgattatgaaagagaaaaaaacctccCAAAGAATGGAGCTAAAAGTCATGGAAAATAATGGAACTAGGAGGCTAGATAATCAAGGAAGCTTGTCAAGGGACCTCAGCAAGAACATCCTCTACCTCCGGGAAAGGGACCCTTGTACTATCTGCCTACCAGGATTTTAGAATTGCTGAGTATCAATAACTACTGTGTGCCTTATAGTTTTCCAGTTTCTGAATTGAGACTGTTGATTGTGGTTATTCTCTCTCCATTCTACATTGTTTGATGCATGGGGTTACAGAAATAGATAACTTGTCATTGCAGTTAATGCAAATTTTGTCTAGTGCAGATTATGATGGCAAAATCTTGCACTTCAGAGTCTGATACTGGGATTGGAGATATTTTTCTTGGGAAAAGAAGCAAATACTTGTGACCAAGAGGGTGGACTGTGGTAGACTGTAGATTGTTGCTTTTCTTTTATAAGAGGATTTATGCATCCTTATTATGTAACTTCCAGTGACTGCTTGTGAGAAGAATGTTCTTCCCAGCCATACTGATGTAGGACTTGgccttctgacttactttgatCAATACGATGTGAGCATAAGCAATAGATTCCATATCTGAGAGGAAGTTTTAGGATCTATTGCATGGTTTCACCATTTCTATTTCCCTCTTCCATCAGAATGACTTGTCTAAAGTGAAAATTGTTCTTTCACCTTGTATCTTAAAATGTGCAACACTCACAGAGCAAAGCAGGATGAGTTGACATGTAACCTGAGCaaattattttaagccactgagattgtggagtttttttttttactgcagcaTAACATAGTGATTATTGACTGATAGAAATTTACAGTATTACCTGTTCAGCTTACCTCAGAAACACTAAGGTCACAGAGAGATACTGAATTAACACCAGGTAATTCaacttttaattcaattttcagaGGTTTCTCATTCTGATCTGCCACAATTTTTAATTCATAGGCTGGTCTCTTCATCTCCACTTCAATCTCTGTACTAGAAATCTCTTCTATCAGACATGCTGTTTTACTTGAAACTTGGTTTTCTGGCAGTAGAAGTTGAGGAAACTGATCTGAGTTGCTCACAGTACTGCTTCTTATCTTCTCAAGGGttagttctttattttaaaaaaggaaaatgaaatcacaAAATTAATCCACATGAAATACTATCAGGCAGTGCTGTGACAGTGGCAGTGTTAGCCAAGACGGCAGACAAAGCTGCAGGGAAATTGGTTTGGGAATCTTAAAAGATTCTTAAACCAGAGAATCTGGTTTAAAAGTTTGCAGGATTTATCTTTCAGgacttgctaatatttttttaaaattttattgaagtattgtcGCTGTACAGGGTTGTGGAATAGCAAAAAGACCCAGTTatatgtttttcatattcttttccattatggtttatcataggatattgaatatagtttcctgtgccatacaataggaccttgttgtttattcatcctatatataatagtttgcatctgcgaatcccaaattcccagcccatttctctctttcccttgcaACCACAAGTCTTTTCTTTATGAGCCTGTTTcttagataggttcatttgtgtcgttttttagattccacacataagcgatatcatatggtatttgtcttcctcctTCTGATTTACTTCgctttgtatgataatctctaggcccatctatgttgttgttgtttagtcatgaaattgtatctgactcttttgagaccctatggactgtagcctgccaggcttctctgtccatgggatttcccaggcaggaatactggagtgggttgccattttcttctccaggggatcttcctgacctggggatctgACCCATgcctcttgaattggcaggtgagtcctttaccactgagtcatcagggaagcctctgtctatgttgctgctgctgctgctactaagtcgctttagtaatgtccgattctgtgcgaccccatagatggcagcccaccaggctcccccatccctgggattctccatgcaagaacaccagtgggttgccatttccttctccagtgcatgcaagtgaaaagtgaaagtgaagttgctcagctgtgtccaactcttagcgaccccatggactgcagcctaccaggctcctccgtccatgggattttccaggcaagagtactggagtggggtgccattgctttctccagcatCTATGTTGGGACATGCTAATATTTCTAATATctaatctttatatatttttctattgtaaatttctcatcttttaaaattgagattTCTAGTTTGCAAAATGTACACCAGAagcaaaaaacattttaaatcagatCACTTTCCATTACATTTCATTAACTTaccatttctcattttctctcttaaGTCTGCGGGATTGGTTTGGATTCCCATCagattttgtttcattctttgaATGCTTCCTTTTATTCTAAATTTGGTAATATAGTAACAGTTTGAGAGAGTAAACTGGAATTGTTCCTCAATGCATCTCATGGTCATCCGTATCAGTTGATCTTTTTTCACTTGGTCTTTCTCTGCTGCCTGGAGAACATCAGGATGATAGGCAACATCGATGACTGTGTAAACATCTGTGTGTGTAATTCAGAAGGTGTGAAATAAAGACAATTTGTTTTAGTAATGATATCGTCAGGTAATATTTTAAGTCATATCCTGATAAAGATGGAAAAGTATAGATTCTATTTCTGTATCTtcaaagataatcacaatggtgctATATATATACAATTCCAATTAGAGCATTTCTTggcattttaaatgaattaaaatagctCATATTATTAGGAAATTAAATAGTATTCAATTTTCACAAAGTACCcttatccagttcagttcagtcgctcagttgtgtccgactctttgcaaccccatgggccctTATTATTCATTGACTATACCATGACCAAATATGTAATGCCTTTTTACCAAGTAAAATCTGGCCCATGCTTATTCCCAcatcccaatttttaaaatgtgctttctcTCCCATAATTCTATGTACCTGATGTCTCAGATGTATCTTCTGGTCTGCCAATACTTAGAGGTACTGGATGAGTGGCTGATTGTGGAGCTGGGATCCTTTTCCACTGACATAGGttgataaaaagtaatttttctttcgGTTTCTAGAAAGCAAAAAATTTGCATGTCTCaaaatccagtttttaaaatttttaaaaatatcctaaaGGTAACTCATCACAGAGTTACCTCCCCAACCAAATAAGTTctctttatttgaaaaatctcCAACTATGTTATTCTCTATTAAATAATTACattacttttgatttttattctagCAGAAAAATGACTGATTTTGGAATCTCCAAAATGTGTCAAATATGAAATTCCCATTCTTATTCCATCAACACTGTCTTTCACATTACATTCAATTTTCCATTATTCAGAGTGACAGTTTCCCTCAATGTTCTTATGTAGAAGTAGTAATAGCTAAGGGTAAGCCATTGTCTGGTTATTTCAGGACCATTTCAATCAGGAATTGCTTTCTCTGGGCACCAACTCTACATACCAGGATCCTGGTTTGTAGACAGAGCTGTGGTTCTGGGGCAGCACAGAGCTCTTTCCCCTCCTTGAGCTGCTGTTGAATGAACTTCTGATAGCTCTCAGGGTTACTTTCAGCCAGATCATCTAAGAGGTTCCAGAACTGAGTAACCTGGGTAAGCAGACCCTTTGAGGATGACTCCATGATTGAGATGAATAGGCCTCTTAAGCCTGTGGAAAGACATgacttaaggaagaaaaaaatctcccCTCAAATCTAttctttggggggagggggaacagTTCAGGGGCTGTTTTGTTGAAGTTGACAGCTATTCTTAACACCAGTGCCTAAAAGATTATGGATCAGCACTGTTTTATCTTTTCCTTGTACTCTATTTAGTACCCTTTCTTACATTCTCAAGATGCTCTCTTAGATAGTAAGTCCTTAACCTCTGCATAGACCCTCAcgagccttgctgctgctgctgctaagtcgcttcagtcgtgtccgactctgtgcgacccccatagacggcagcccaccaggctcctctgtccatgggattctccaggcaagaacactggagtgggttgccatttcctcttccagtgcatgaaagtgaaaagtcaaagtgaagtcgctcagtcgtgtccgactcttcgcgaccccatggactgcagcctactaggcgcctccgtccatgggattttccaggcaagagtactggagtgggtcgccagtgccttctccgcttGAGAGGTCATTTAAAGTTTGGATTTCTTGGGATTTTATTGTTTCAACACCCGGGTATATGCTAACTGGGGCCTGAATTTGCTAGAAGTGTGCTGTGGGTTGAGGGTCACATGAGATTTTCTCAATCCTCAGCATAGTTTAGGAGTTAAAAGCATGGACTCTGCAGCCAGAATGTCGAGATTCCACTCTTAGCTCtatcatttactagctgtgtgatcttgagaagTTAATTTACACATGTGCCTCAGTTTATTCTCCTCGAAATGGAGGCGATAATATCTATCTCATAGGGTTATCGTGAGGATTAAGTAAGCTAATACGGAGAGGCTGGAACACCTGCCAAGAATAATATTCTCTATACCACTTCATATAACCTCCCTCTAAGCCCCCTCCATCAATGGAGACGTATCTCACAGCATCCACAGAATGAGGAGGATTCTCCAAATACTACATTAAGATTAGACTAAATGGGAAATTTAATTTTTCCAGAGGTCTGCGAACCTACCTCTTCCTTCGGTTTCTTGACAAAACGCGACGCCTGTTACCAGGGTAACCACATTGGGACAACATCTAATTGAGTCCGGAAAGCTCCAGACAGAAAGGTCTTATCTTTCTACATCCAGTTCCCGAGTCTTCTCCTTTTGGTGCTGGACTTGCTTTTCGGCTTAGCCTGACCCACTTCTTTTCCAGGACGGACCTTGCCTCCCGTTCTACCCCCGAGGACTTCTACAGTGTCCTGGAAACCCTTCTGTGGGAATCCTGGGGACTTCTGTTGGTGGGAAGAATTTCCCGTGAGCACCACTTCCGGCCTGGAAGGGAAGTCAGCTCTCTCTTCTCCCAGAGAGCTtcctcccccccaaccccgccacgAGAGGCTGCGGCGCACGGtatgggtgtgtttgtgtgtgtttttgtgggGAGGGCGTTTGGAAGGAAGGTTACCAGGAGCCCCGTGGCCGCTGGGGAGCAAGGGTCCCGGTGACGAAGATAGGGGTAGTTTCTCTGTCTTCCACTTGGaagctcccctccccacccccacttcagcCACTCTAGATACATCTTGGGGCCCCGTCGAGGGTCGTACCCGTCCAAAGCGTCCTTATCCCTTTTTGGGGAGTGAAACCCAACCCCTGGGATCGTCCCAGACGAACGTGAGCGGGGAATGCCCCAGCCAACCCGGCCGCCCGAATTCCGCGCCGGAGCAGCCCCCGGCCTCAGTCCGGAGAGAAATCTGCCTGTCGGCCTGGGCTGAGGGGAACGGCGGCCGTGACCTGGG
This sequence is a window from Bubalus kerabau isolate K-KA32 ecotype Philippines breed swamp buffalo chromosome 15, PCC_UOA_SB_1v2, whole genome shotgun sequence. Protein-coding genes within it:
- the PIH1D2 gene encoding PIH1 domain-containing protein 2; the protein is MESSSKGLLTQVTQFWNLLDDLAESNPESYQKFIQQQLKEGKELCAAPEPQLCLQTRILKPKEKLLFINLCQWKRIPAPQSATHPVPLSIGRPEDTSETSDVYTVIDVAYHPDVLQAAEKDQVKKDQLIRMTMRCIEEQFQFTLSNCYYITKFRIKGSIQRMKQNLMGIQTNPADLREKMRNELTLEKIRSSTVSNSDQFPQLLLPENQVSSKTACLIEEISSTEIEVEMKRPAYELKIVADQNEKPLKIELKVELPGVNSVSLCDLSVSEDDILIEVSEKYRLYLNLPESVDTEMTTAKFIKEKATLIVTMPLV